A single window of Rhodococcus jostii RHA1 DNA harbors:
- a CDS encoding NAD(P)-binding domain-containing protein, producing the protein MRPRGTIRRGPLLTYAAVAKYRGTRRRGTRDMRIGIIGAGQIGGTLTRRLTALGHDVRVSNSRTPDTLADLEAETGAKAVLNTEAAEGADLVIVSIPQKDVVDLPSDILAGAAAGAPVIETNNYYPQQRDGLIAAIEGGQAESEWVQERLGVPVFKAFNGIWWKHLLEKGLPEGSSGRIALPVAGDDALKKQVVFDLINQLGFDPVDAGTVEDSWRQQPGTPVYGKDFDREATLKALAQATRERTDEWRAVAQ; encoded by the coding sequence ATGCGCCCACGCGGAACTATCCGACGGGGTCCGTTGTTGACGTATGCAGCAGTCGCGAAGTATCGCGGCACTCGACGAAGGGGTACAAGAGATATGCGCATCGGAATCATCGGAGCTGGTCAGATCGGTGGCACGCTTACACGCAGGCTGACTGCGCTCGGTCACGATGTGCGCGTGTCGAACTCTCGGACACCCGACACCCTCGCAGACCTCGAGGCGGAGACCGGCGCAAAGGCGGTACTGAACACCGAAGCCGCCGAGGGTGCAGACCTGGTGATCGTGAGCATCCCGCAGAAGGACGTCGTGGACCTTCCCTCCGACATCCTCGCAGGCGCTGCCGCTGGTGCTCCGGTGATCGAGACAAACAACTACTACCCGCAGCAGCGAGACGGATTGATCGCCGCCATCGAAGGCGGTCAGGCAGAAAGTGAATGGGTGCAAGAACGCCTCGGGGTGCCGGTGTTCAAGGCATTCAACGGAATCTGGTGGAAGCACCTTCTCGAGAAGGGCCTACCGGAAGGCTCGAGCGGCCGGATCGCGCTCCCCGTCGCCGGCGATGACGCACTGAAGAAGCAGGTGGTATTCGATCTGATCAATCAACTCGGATTTGACCCTGTCGATGCGGGCACAGTCGAAGACTCCTGGCGTCAGCAGCCGGGAACCCCAGTCTACGGCAAGGATTTTGATCGGGAAGCTACGTTGAAGGCACTGGCGCAGGCAACGCGTGAGCGCACAGACGAGTGGCGTGCTGTGGCGCAGTGA
- a CDS encoding NADP-dependent oxidoreductase, giving the protein MNSSQQIVLAQRPHGHVSVEDFRVEDVALPELEAGDVALETLFISIDPAIRGWLDDRPSYLPPVALGEPVRAFGLARVRASRNSNFTAGDIVRGFVGWQRRQIVSSPGTDWDRITSREDVPLEHYLGVLGMTGLTAWAGVCDILRPEPGHTVLISGASGAVGSVAVQLAKQAGAQVVGVAGGAEKCSMVARLGADAVVDRKAPDWKDQLEAATPDGIDRLFENSGGPMFEASITRLNNHAHIALCGLIDGYNLTERPSGPDNFGQLLTKRILTQGFVALDYMDRAAEVEVTLGELIRSGQLEAVQSVLPGFEQLPAAFVDSFSDGHPGKLIIDLTA; this is encoded by the coding sequence GTGAATTCATCACAACAGATCGTCCTGGCGCAGCGCCCCCACGGGCACGTGAGCGTGGAGGACTTCCGCGTGGAGGACGTCGCCCTGCCCGAACTCGAGGCTGGCGACGTCGCACTCGAGACCCTCTTCATCTCGATCGATCCGGCCATCAGGGGCTGGCTCGACGACCGACCGAGTTATCTTCCCCCAGTTGCACTCGGAGAGCCAGTTCGCGCTTTCGGTCTGGCACGCGTGAGGGCCTCACGCAACAGCAACTTCACCGCCGGCGACATCGTTCGTGGCTTCGTCGGCTGGCAACGGCGCCAGATCGTCAGCTCGCCCGGTACCGACTGGGACCGGATCACATCACGCGAGGACGTTCCCTTGGAGCACTACCTTGGCGTCCTCGGGATGACGGGCCTGACCGCGTGGGCCGGAGTGTGCGACATCCTGCGCCCGGAACCAGGGCACACCGTCTTGATCTCCGGCGCCTCGGGCGCAGTCGGAAGCGTGGCTGTCCAGCTCGCAAAGCAGGCGGGTGCACAGGTTGTCGGCGTCGCAGGAGGCGCCGAGAAGTGCTCGATGGTGGCCCGACTGGGCGCCGACGCCGTCGTCGACCGCAAGGCCCCTGATTGGAAGGACCAACTCGAGGCGGCAACACCGGATGGCATCGACCGCCTCTTCGAAAACTCGGGGGGCCCGATGTTCGAGGCATCGATCACCCGGCTGAACAACCACGCACACATCGCGTTGTGCGGCCTGATCGACGGCTACAACTTGACCGAACGCCCCTCCGGTCCAGACAATTTCGGACAGCTTCTCACCAAGCGTATCCTCACACAAGGATTCGTCGCGCTCGACTACATGGACCGCGCAGCAGAGGTTGAAGTCACGCTCGGCGAACTCATCCGTTCCGGACAGTTGGAGGCCGTGCAATCGGTATTGCCCGGATTCGAGCAGCTGCCGGCCGCCTTCGTGGACTCGTTCTCCGACGGCCACCCAGGCAAGCTCATCATCGATCTGACTGCGTAG
- a CDS encoding polysaccharide deacetylase family protein — MGFVPKSPPERSGVNAMNDTRADRPLEIAVTIDDFVLWDGVPMPGDTTPTDITRSVAKTLNDYGLKGTYGFSHTYRLENEPEQMEAFEAWAEAGHHLGNHTHQHAPLRWMPDAAFRCDFETAEKYIGHLIDAAPSKYFRYPMDMSSGSERRRGEVENYLADLGYRTAPITSWFSDFAFIMPYFRAMTLGDRDVQKQVRDLHVSTAVDMLYKHADTAHTLFGADAPLIWLVHGTTISRDTLAPILEAFLERGVEFVTLNEAMKHPVNFGKPPCNESFTNQLQRFALAAGLPKPELDFERLAEILNLAPIPGLDTMATYEERMFKPLAKRVGADYDWDWS; from the coding sequence ATGGGCTTCGTGCCGAAGAGCCCACCTGAAAGATCCGGAGTCAACGCAATGAATGACACACGCGCCGACCGACCTCTCGAGATTGCGGTCACCATCGATGACTTCGTCCTGTGGGACGGCGTTCCCATGCCGGGCGACACGACTCCCACTGACATCACGCGTTCTGTGGCGAAAACGCTGAACGACTACGGACTCAAGGGGACCTACGGTTTCTCTCACACATACCGGCTCGAGAACGAGCCAGAGCAAATGGAGGCCTTCGAGGCGTGGGCCGAAGCGGGCCATCACCTGGGTAACCACACTCACCAGCATGCTCCACTGCGCTGGATGCCCGACGCGGCATTCCGATGCGATTTTGAGACTGCCGAGAAGTATATCGGTCATCTGATCGACGCCGCACCGTCGAAGTACTTCCGGTACCCCATGGACATGTCATCAGGATCCGAACGACGTCGAGGGGAAGTCGAGAATTACCTCGCAGATCTCGGCTACCGCACGGCCCCGATCACCAGTTGGTTCAGTGATTTCGCGTTCATCATGCCGTACTTCCGCGCGATGACCCTAGGCGACAGGGACGTGCAGAAGCAGGTACGCGACCTGCACGTGTCGACCGCGGTTGACATGCTCTACAAGCACGCGGACACCGCGCACACCCTGTTCGGTGCCGACGCACCCCTCATCTGGCTCGTACACGGCACCACGATCTCTCGTGACACCCTCGCTCCGATCCTCGAGGCATTCCTCGAGCGTGGCGTGGAGTTTGTCACCCTCAATGAGGCGATGAAGCATCCGGTGAACTTCGGGAAGCCGCCGTGTAATGAGAGCTTCACCAACCAACTACAGAGATTCGCGCTTGCTGCGGGCTTGCCGAAACCTGAACTCGACTTCGAGCGGCTGGCCGAGATCCTGAACCTCGCGCCCATTCCCGGCCTCGACACGATGGCGACCTACGAAGAGCGCATGTTCAAGCCGTTGGCAAAGCGGGTGGGAGCTGACTACGACTGGGATTGGTCCTGA